In Saccopteryx leptura isolate mSacLep1 chromosome 9, mSacLep1_pri_phased_curated, whole genome shotgun sequence, the genomic window ccttggcttgcctggtcaaggcacatataggagttgatgcttcctgctcctctccttctctctctctctactctctaaaataaattttaaaaaaagagaaaaaagaaagaaagaaaccaaatataGCCCAATTTCTCTGGTCTCCTCCAgagtaaaactcttagaaaaagtTTTCTGGACTTGCTGGCTGCACTTTTTCCCTTCTCATTTTCTTCCCAAGTCATCCCAGTGGGACTTTCATCCCCAACAGTCCCTTGTcaaccaaaaaattgaaaaagccaGTGATCAATCCTTTGTCCTCATATTGCTTAAACATCCAGTAGCATTCAATATATTTGACTACTGCCTTCTTTCTGAAGCCTCCCCCGCCCACCACACCTCCCTAACAGTAGACTTGTCTGATTCCCTTCTTACCTTATGGCTGttcttcctcagtcttttttGCTAGCTCCACCCCCACTACCAGACCTTCAAAGACTGGAGTCCCCTAAGGCTCTGTCCTCAGTCCTCTTTTTCTATTCACACAGTGCCATTGGTGACCTGGTCAGTCTAGCTGGTGGTTTATTGGTTGTATTAGCATATTTTGCAGACAAACAGCTTTTAGTTTAATTAATTCTTTTGGTTTCTAGttcattgatatttttctttcatatttttaatatttctttctatatTATCTATTACTGCAAAACAAATTACCTCAAAACTTACCGAAGTGAAACAACAAGcatttatctcacagtttctgtaagTTGGGAATCTGCATGGCTTAACTGGGTGCCTCTGCTTCAAGGACGCTCAGCAGGCTGCAGTCAAGGTGTTGCTGGACTGTGGTCTCATCTGAAGATTCCACCGAGTCCAGAGCCATTTCAGGCGCATTCACATAGTCGGCAAGATTCACTGTCTTGTGGGCTATTGGACATAAGGCCTCATCTTCTTGCTGACTGAGACCAGCAGCCTCTCTCAGTTCGGTGCCATGCGGGCCTCTCCCCAGGGCAAGGCACACACAGGTACCTAGATTCCACCAGAGTGATCAAgtgagagacagcaagagagatgGAGTCAGTCACTTTATACTCTCAGAATTGACATTTTACCACTTTTGTTATAAGCAAGCTACTAGATTCAGCCTAATGCAAGAGGAGAGGAATTACATAATGCATGAATATGAGGAGATGGGGGTCATAGGGTACCTTTTTGGAAGTTTCCTCCAACACCTTTCTTTTACTTACTTTTGGTTTAATCTGCCtaattttctagtttctttttttttttttttgtatttttctgaagttggaaatggggaggcagtcggactcctgcatgcgcccgaccaggatccacccagcatgcccaccagggggcgatgctctgcccaccaggggcgatgctctgctgcatccagagccattctagcgcctgaggcagaggccacagagccatcctcagcgcctgggccaactttgctccaatggagccttggctgtgggaggggaagagagagacagagaggaaggagagggggaggggtagagaagcagatgggtgcttctcctgtgtgccctggccaggaattgaacccaggactcctgcacgccaggccgacgctctaccactgagccaactggccagggtaattttctagtttcttttctttcttttttttcagaactGCTCTTCTTTATTTAGCAGTTGCAGGTGCCAGCCTCTTCTCCCAAGAACCTGGGATTCCAGACACTTGCTACCAccgttttacagatggggaagctgGACTTTGAAGTGCCAGCCAGGACAGAAGCCGCTCCGTGACTTGCCTGGAGTCAGGTCTGGCAGTCTCTAGAGGCCACACTTCTGACCATTGTGCAATCCTGCCCCTTCATGGGTGTCCAGGGATGTGGATTGAGGCTGTTGAGGCAGGATGTCTCAGCATTCCATGCCATAGCAGTCAAAGTGGTGCAGCAGCAGGCCTAGGTCAAGGTGCACGGTGCCACCAGCGGCTGTATGCAGGCAATAGCGGTCGGCCCCACTGTAGATGGCATCCACATGCAGCAACTGAGGCCCACCACCCACAAAGGCCCGTGCCAGCTGCTCCCGCCAGCTGCCCAGGGGCCGCCAGGTGGGACAGTCCAGCTGGTGGGTACCCGGACTGCTGGGCACATGGCAAAAGCCATAGCCTGCAAGTTGGCAGCGGCCGAAGCTATCCTGAGACCACACCTGGAGATGGAGCCAGGGCCAGCCTTGGAGGCCTTTGGTGGCGAAGTGCAAGTCAATAGGGTGGGACCAGTAGGTCATGTCCCCTATTTGGGGGGTGTCCACCTGTGTCTGGCCCTCCCGTACACCTGACAGGAGCTTCCATGCCGCCCCTGTATGGATGCCCCACTTGCAGAAGAggctactttctttcttttttttttttttttacagaggcagagatagacagggacagatagacaggaacggagagagatgagaagcatcaatcatcagtttctcattgcgcattgcggcttcttagttgttcattgattgctttctcacatgtgccttgaccgtgggccttcagcagaccgagtaaccccctgctggagccagcgaccttgggtccaagctggtgagctctctgctcaagccagatgagcccgcgctcaagctggcgaccttggggtcccgaacctggatccttccgcatcccagtccggcgctctatccactgcgccaccacctggtcaggcaaagaagaGGCTACTTTCTGAGAAACCAGTGGCCCCTATGATCTGCTCGATCACGTGCACCTCGGCCATGgccctctattccccatctccttccttctctctgcacgaactggcttctccttcagcactccgccatcttcgatgcttctctcttccacgtgtccttttctagtttcttaatgtGGAAGTTTAGATCACTGACTTTGACCTCTTTTTTCCCTAAAGTAAGCATTAAAAGCTAAATTATTCTATAAGAATGCCTTCAGCTGTATTCCCCAAATTTGTatgtattttcattatcattcatttcaaaCTGTTTTCTTGTTTCACTTATGATCTCTTTTTCTACTGTGGATTACTTAGAAATGTAGTGTTTACtgtttaaatttcaaatatttgtagACTTTCCAGGTAACTTTCCGTTATTGCTTTCTAATTtctttgtggtcagagaacatactgtatattatttcagtcattttaaatgtattgaaaCTTATTTTATGGCTCAGGATACAGTCTCTCTGGATGAATGTTCCATTTGCACGTGGAGGTGTGGTCTCTAAGTATcaactagatcaacttgattagTGTATTTTGAACATCTGTTACTATGTGTATATGCAGTTAGAATTTTTGATAAATTGACCCTCTATCCTTGTTTTATATTCCTTCTTTCAAAGTCTactttttgtgattttaaaaaaagattttatttattgattttagtgagaggaggggtggggagaggagtgggaagcatcaactcatagtagttgcttcttgtatgtgccttgaccgggcaagcctggagtttcatttttaaaaatatattattattattattattattattattattattattatttgtatatttctgaagtgagaagcagggaggcagagagacagactcccacgtgcacccgactgggatctacccagcatgcccactagggggtgatgctctgcccctctggggcgttgctccgttacaaccagaaccattctagcgcctgaggtggaggccatggagtcatcctcagtgcccaggccaactttgccccaatgaagccttggctgcaggaggggaagagagagatagagagaaaggaagggggggtgtggagaagcagatgggtacttctcctatgttcTCTGatctggaatcgaacctgggacatccacatgctgggctgatactttaccacttagccaaccagccagggcgaagcctggggtttcaaaccaggaacctTAGTGTtctaggctgacactttatccactgtgcaacaaGGCCAGGCTACTTTTTGTTATGTTCAGATAGCCATTCCAGCTTTcttaaaattagtgtttttatggtatatctttttctattctttatctcttagtctGTCTATGTCATTATATatgaagtggattttttttttttttcgtttttccgaagctggaaatggggaggcagtcagacagactcccgcatgcgcccgaccaggatccaccggcatgcccaccagggggcgatgttctgcccctctggggcgtcgctctgttgcatccagagctattctagcacctgaggcagagaccacagagctatccccagcgcctgggccatccttgctccaatggagccttggctgcgggaggggaagagagagacagagaggaaggagagggggaggggtggagaagcagatgggcgcttctcctgtgtgccctggccgggaatcaaacccaggattcctgcatgccaggccaacgctctaccgctgagccaaccggccagggcctgaagtggaTTTTTTTTAGACATCATATT contains:
- the LOC136380874 gene encoding B9 domain-containing protein 2-like, yielding MAEVHVIEQIIGATGFSEKSSLFCKWGIHTGAAWKLLSGVREGQTQVDTPQIGDMTYWSHPIDLHFATKGLQGWPWLHLQVWSQDSFGRCQLAGYGFCHVPSSPGTHQLDCPTWRPLGSWREQLARAFVGGGPQLLHVDAIYSGADRYCLHTAAGGTVHLDLGLLLHHFDCYGMEC